In Georgenia soli, a genomic segment contains:
- a CDS encoding methylenetetrahydrofolate reductase yields the protein MPGYPTVSFELFPPRRPELDEIVWQRVLRMAAAGPDFFSVTYGASGSSRAASADLVRRLLAETHIPPIAHLTCVGATREELAQRVRDLLDSGVRDFLALRGDPPAGETEWRPVPGGLSRSSELVALIRQVEGEYLGLRGAERGTEDDDAGVHGTGVHDGGHGPTPEPPSVVAREVGVEPADVVSVAVAAYPAGESHGREAELEALREKQEAGADFAITQVFFDPEAYGSLVAEARAVGIRIPILPGVIPMTDRGRLHRLSELTGVPVPATIDALLATDDEHERLRRGIDATLALIDRVLAAGAPGLHLYTFNHDRPALDVLEHLRARGLRNPAIVGGPEVAVGRAGRGDGTAGTGATGRAGGGRAR from the coding sequence GTGCCCGGCTACCCGACGGTGTCCTTCGAGCTCTTCCCGCCGCGGCGGCCCGAGCTCGACGAGATCGTCTGGCAGCGCGTGCTCCGGATGGCCGCCGCCGGGCCGGACTTCTTCTCCGTCACCTACGGTGCCTCGGGCTCGTCTCGCGCCGCCTCGGCCGACCTGGTCCGCCGCCTGCTCGCGGAGACGCACATCCCGCCCATCGCGCACCTGACGTGCGTGGGCGCCACCCGGGAGGAGCTCGCCCAGCGGGTCCGTGACCTCCTCGACTCCGGTGTCCGCGACTTCCTCGCCCTGCGCGGCGACCCGCCCGCCGGCGAGACGGAGTGGCGGCCGGTCCCTGGTGGCCTGAGCCGCTCGAGCGAGCTGGTGGCGCTCATCCGCCAGGTCGAGGGCGAGTATCTGGGCCTCCGCGGCGCCGAGCGGGGTACCGAGGACGACGACGCCGGCGTGCACGGCACCGGCGTGCACGACGGCGGACATGGGCCGACGCCGGAGCCGCCCTCCGTCGTCGCCCGGGAGGTCGGGGTCGAGCCCGCGGACGTCGTCTCGGTCGCCGTCGCCGCGTACCCGGCGGGGGAGAGCCACGGCCGCGAGGCGGAGCTCGAGGCGCTGCGGGAGAAGCAGGAGGCGGGCGCCGACTTCGCGATCACCCAGGTGTTCTTCGACCCCGAGGCCTACGGCTCGCTCGTGGCCGAGGCCCGCGCCGTCGGGATCCGCATCCCGATCCTCCCGGGCGTCATCCCGATGACCGACCGGGGACGCCTCCACCGCCTCTCGGAGCTCACGGGCGTGCCGGTGCCCGCCACCATCGACGCGCTGCTCGCGACCGACGACGAGCACGAGCGGCTGCGCCGCGGCATCGACGCCACGCTGGCCCTCATCGACCGCGTGCTCGCCGCCGGGGCCCCGGGCCTGCACCTGTACACCTTCAACCACGACCGCCCCGCCCTCGACGTGCTCGAGCACCTGCGCGCCCGCGGCCTGCGCAACCCCGCGATCGTGGGCGGGCCCGAGGTCGCCGTCGGGCGGGCAGGGCGGGGCGACGGGACGGCCGGCACAGGCGCCACCGGGCGGGCGGGCGGCGGCCGCGCGCGCTAA
- a CDS encoding alpha/beta fold hydrolase, which produces MRVRQVRRGRLVLDVRDEGPVDGGTVLLLHGFPQDGSCWDEVVPALQGEGLRTLAPDQRGYSPGARPPERAAYRLEFLVADAVAVLDAAGVGRAHVVGHDWGGGVAWALAAEHPDRVASLTAVSTPHPRALAGALLSPDQAARLWYMGAFQLPRLPEAVLVRRLPSLLAASGLPDPWVERYTLRMREPGAVRGALNWYRALPLSRLRPGDVTVPTTYLWGAGDPALRRTAARRTGRHVDAPYRFVELSAGHWLPETEPEEVATAVLDVAAVPGG; this is translated from the coding sequence GTGCGGGTCAGGCAGGTGCGGCGCGGCCGGTTGGTCCTGGACGTCCGGGACGAGGGACCGGTCGACGGCGGCACCGTGCTCCTGCTGCACGGGTTCCCGCAGGACGGCTCCTGCTGGGACGAGGTGGTCCCGGCGCTGCAGGGCGAGGGGCTGCGCACGCTCGCCCCCGACCAGCGCGGCTACTCCCCCGGGGCCCGTCCGCCGGAGCGTGCGGCCTACCGGTTGGAGTTCCTGGTGGCCGACGCCGTCGCCGTGCTCGACGCGGCGGGGGTGGGCCGGGCGCACGTGGTCGGCCACGACTGGGGCGGCGGCGTCGCATGGGCGCTGGCGGCCGAGCATCCAGACCGGGTCGCCTCGCTCACCGCGGTCTCCACCCCGCACCCCCGCGCCCTGGCCGGGGCGCTGCTCAGCCCGGACCAGGCGGCGCGGCTGTGGTACATGGGCGCGTTCCAGCTGCCCCGCCTCCCCGAGGCGGTGCTGGTCCGGCGGCTCCCGTCCCTGCTGGCCGCCTCCGGGCTGCCGGACCCGTGGGTGGAGCGGTACACGCTGCGCATGCGCGAGCCCGGCGCGGTGCGAGGCGCGCTGAACTGGTACCGGGCCCTCCCGCTGAGCCGGCTGCGTCCCGGGGACGTCACGGTGCCGACCACCTACCTGTGGGGCGCGGGCGACCCGGCGCTGCGGCGCACGGCGGCCCGCCGCACGGGCAGGCACGTGGACGCGCCGTACCGGTTCGTGGAGCTGTCGGCCGGGCACTGGCTGCCGGAGACCGAGCCGGAGGAGGTCGCGACGGCGGTGCTCGACGTCGCCGCGGTGCCGGGCGGCTGA
- the metE gene encoding 5-methyltetrahydropteroyltriglutamate--homocysteine S-methyltransferase, which translates to MSSPEEVDRTVPWFPGATVLGYPRIGRNRELKRALEAFWAGRSEPDDLEAALESLRGANRRRLAFLGLTSDDAAVPQDFSVYDHVLDTAVMLGAIPERFADLLDDRGRLDRTGYFALARGHGDRAPLELTKWFDSNYHYLVPEVGPDTPLRLADDRVVREFLEAAADGATLRPVVLGPLSFLLLAKPVAGAPEGFHPLDRLDDVLPAYAELLGELSHLGAPWVQIDEPALVADTWDVPRGRVLAAFDRVLEELAERLARPARPALFLTTPYGDPGDALPRLAASHVEAVALDLVRGPLPDAGTLAALAGKVVVAGVVDGRNVWRTDLERALDLLTALSDGIGEGARVGVSTSCSLLHVPLDAGNERHLAPELRSWLAFADQKVEEVVLLARGLAEGREAVEEELEEAAEARRSRLAHSGVVRDDVREQVAASAREDLARAPYEERVAAQGEILDLPVLATTTIGSFPQTPELRRARAALRRGELDRAAYEDTVRGEIARVVRMQEELGLDVLVHGEPERNDMVQYFAEQLDGFVVTERGWVQSYGSRCTRPAILWGDVVRRRPMTLPWISYAASLTDRPVKGMLTGPVTMLAWSFVRDDLPVGEVAQQLALALRDEIADLQAAGIRIVQVDEPALREKLPLRRADRDGYLAWAVRAFRLATSAAEPATQIHTHLCYSEFGEILDAIDQMDADVTSIEAARSRMEILPQLRAAGFRRGIGPGVYDIHSPRVPSTEEIAGLLTAALDAVPAGQLWVNPDCGLKTRRYEETTAALANLVEAARTVRDSLS; encoded by the coding sequence ATGTCGAGCCCGGAGGAGGTCGACCGCACCGTCCCGTGGTTCCCGGGGGCCACCGTCCTCGGGTACCCGCGCATCGGGCGCAACCGCGAGCTCAAGCGGGCGCTCGAGGCGTTCTGGGCCGGGCGCAGCGAGCCGGACGACCTCGAGGCCGCCCTGGAGAGCCTGCGCGGCGCCAACCGCCGGCGTCTGGCCTTCCTGGGCCTGACGAGCGACGACGCGGCCGTCCCGCAGGACTTCTCCGTCTACGACCACGTGCTCGACACGGCCGTCATGCTCGGCGCGATCCCCGAGCGCTTCGCCGACCTGCTCGACGACCGAGGTCGCCTGGACCGCACGGGCTACTTCGCCCTCGCCCGCGGCCACGGGGACCGCGCGCCGCTGGAGCTGACCAAGTGGTTCGACTCCAACTACCACTACCTCGTGCCCGAGGTCGGGCCGGACACCCCGCTCCGGCTCGCCGACGACCGGGTGGTGCGCGAGTTTCTCGAGGCCGCCGCCGACGGCGCCACCCTGCGGCCCGTCGTCCTCGGTCCGCTGTCCTTCCTCCTGCTGGCCAAGCCGGTCGCCGGCGCCCCCGAGGGGTTCCACCCGCTCGACCGGCTCGACGACGTGCTTCCCGCCTACGCGGAGCTGCTCGGCGAGCTCTCCCACCTCGGTGCGCCGTGGGTGCAGATCGACGAGCCGGCGCTCGTGGCCGACACCTGGGACGTCCCGCGCGGACGCGTGCTGGCCGCGTTCGACCGGGTGCTCGAGGAGCTGGCGGAGCGCCTCGCCCGGCCGGCCCGGCCCGCGCTGTTCCTCACCACCCCCTACGGCGATCCGGGCGACGCCCTGCCGCGCCTCGCCGCGAGCCACGTCGAGGCGGTCGCGCTCGACCTCGTCCGCGGGCCGCTCCCGGACGCCGGGACGCTCGCCGCGCTCGCGGGCAAGGTCGTCGTCGCCGGCGTGGTCGACGGGCGCAACGTGTGGCGCACCGACCTCGAACGGGCGCTCGACCTGCTCACCGCGCTCAGCGACGGCATCGGCGAGGGCGCCCGGGTCGGCGTGTCCACATCGTGCTCGCTGCTCCACGTGCCGCTCGACGCCGGGAACGAGCGGCACCTGGCTCCTGAGCTGCGCTCCTGGCTGGCCTTCGCCGACCAGAAGGTCGAGGAGGTCGTGCTGCTCGCGCGGGGGCTGGCGGAGGGGCGCGAGGCGGTCGAGGAGGAGCTGGAGGAGGCCGCGGAGGCGAGACGCTCCCGCCTGGCCCACTCCGGCGTCGTCCGGGACGACGTGCGGGAGCAGGTCGCGGCGAGCGCGAGGGAGGATCTGGCGCGGGCGCCGTACGAGGAACGGGTGGCCGCCCAGGGGGAGATCCTCGACCTGCCGGTGCTCGCGACGACGACGATCGGCTCCTTCCCGCAGACGCCGGAGCTGCGCCGGGCTCGGGCGGCGCTGCGGCGCGGGGAGCTGGACCGCGCCGCCTACGAGGACACGGTGCGCGGCGAGATCGCCCGGGTGGTCCGGATGCAGGAGGAGCTGGGGCTGGACGTGCTCGTCCACGGCGAGCCGGAGCGCAACGACATGGTGCAGTACTTCGCCGAGCAGCTCGACGGGTTCGTCGTCACCGAGCGCGGCTGGGTGCAGTCCTACGGCTCGCGGTGCACGAGGCCGGCGATCCTGTGGGGCGACGTCGTCCGGCGCAGGCCGATGACGCTGCCCTGGATCTCCTACGCCGCGTCGCTGACCGACCGGCCCGTGAAGGGCATGCTCACCGGACCGGTCACGATGCTGGCGTGGTCCTTCGTCCGCGACGACCTGCCCGTCGGCGAGGTGGCCCAGCAGCTGGCGCTCGCGCTGCGGGACGAGATCGCCGACCTGCAGGCGGCCGGCATCCGCATCGTGCAGGTGGACGAGCCGGCGCTGCGCGAGAAGCTGCCGCTGCGGCGCGCCGACCGCGACGGCTACCTGGCGTGGGCCGTGCGGGCGTTCCGGCTGGCGACCTCGGCGGCGGAGCCGGCGACCCAGATCCACACGCACCTGTGCTACTCGGAGTTCGGCGAGATCCTCGACGCGATCGACCAGATGGACGCCGACGTCACGAGCATCGAGGCGGCGCGCTCGCGGATGGAGATCCTGCCCCAGCTGCGGGCCGCCGGGTTCCGACGGGGCATCGGCCCTGGCGTGTACGACATCCACTCCCCGCGCGTGCCCAGCACCGAGGAGATCGCCGGGCTGCTCACCGCCGCGCTGGACGC
- a CDS encoding MurR/RpiR family transcriptional regulator, giving the protein MPLTTRIRGALGGLQPAMARVGSFIVAHPKDVAGMTISSLAEATEVSEATVVRFCREVGIDGYSQLRLGLALELGARSEVDDRFEGSTDISPEDTLASAVEKILYADARSVEDTAKSISMETLAAVVGHVTNARRIDIFGVGASGLVGLDLHQKLHRIGLISFSHIDPHQAMVSAALLDDTCVAIAISHSGVTTDTIEALATAKKKGATSVAVTNAPRSPLAAAADYVLTTSAMETTFRSAATGSRLAQLAVVDSLFVGVAQQRFEESMHALDETRRVIASKRVHGTE; this is encoded by the coding sequence GTGCCCCTCACCACGCGGATCCGCGGGGCCCTCGGCGGGCTCCAGCCCGCGATGGCACGCGTCGGGTCGTTCATCGTCGCGCACCCCAAGGACGTCGCGGGAATGACCATCTCGAGCCTCGCGGAGGCGACGGAGGTCTCAGAGGCGACGGTGGTGCGCTTCTGCCGCGAGGTGGGGATCGACGGCTACTCGCAGCTCCGTCTGGGGCTCGCCCTCGAACTGGGCGCCAGGAGCGAGGTCGATGACCGCTTCGAAGGCTCCACGGACATCTCGCCGGAGGACACACTGGCGTCGGCGGTCGAGAAGATTCTCTACGCCGACGCGCGTTCCGTGGAGGACACCGCCAAGTCGATCTCGATGGAGACCCTCGCGGCCGTCGTCGGGCACGTGACCAACGCCCGACGGATCGACATCTTCGGCGTCGGCGCCTCCGGCCTCGTCGGGCTCGACCTGCACCAGAAGCTGCACCGGATCGGCCTGATCTCCTTCAGCCACATCGATCCCCACCAGGCGATGGTGTCCGCGGCGCTGCTCGACGACACGTGCGTCGCCATTGCGATCTCGCACTCCGGCGTCACGACGGACACGATCGAGGCGCTCGCCACGGCGAAGAAGAAGGGGGCCACCAGCGTCGCCGTCACCAACGCGCCACGTTCCCCGCTGGCGGCAGCCGCCGACTACGTGCTCACCACCTCCGCCATGGAGACGACGTTCCGCTCTGCCGCGACCGGCAGCCGGCTGGCGCAGCTCGCCGTCGTCGACTCCCTGTTCGTCGGGGTGGCGCAGCAGCGGTTCGAGGAATCGATGCACGCGCTCGACGAGACGCGACGGGTGATCGCCTCCAAGCGCGTCCACGGCACCGAGTAG
- a CDS encoding ABC transporter permease: MTATALRVLSQLRHDPRTIGMVVVVPVVLLTLLWWIYDEGGPVFQRIGPALLALFPVIIMFLITSITTLRERRSGTLERLLTLPLGKVSFLLGYALAFGLVAMVQAVVASALMLGPLGLETAGPWGLLVLVAVLDSLLAVALGLFVSAFAHTEFQAVQFMPAIVLPQFLLCGLLVPRSELPRALEYVSNVLPLSYAVDAMNAVSTQADPDLTLELSVLVGCVVGVLLLGAATLRRRTP; this comes from the coding sequence ATGACCGCGACGGCGCTGCGCGTGCTCTCCCAGCTGCGCCACGACCCGCGCACGATCGGCATGGTCGTGGTGGTGCCGGTCGTGCTGCTCACGCTGCTGTGGTGGATCTACGACGAGGGCGGCCCGGTCTTCCAGCGGATCGGCCCGGCGCTCCTGGCGCTCTTCCCCGTCATCATCATGTTCCTCATCACCTCGATCACCACGCTGCGCGAGCGCCGCTCCGGCACCCTGGAACGGCTCCTGACGCTGCCGCTGGGCAAGGTCTCGTTCCTGCTCGGGTACGCGCTCGCATTCGGGCTCGTGGCCATGGTGCAGGCGGTGGTGGCCTCGGCGCTCATGCTCGGCCCCCTCGGGCTCGAGACCGCCGGCCCCTGGGGTCTGCTGGTGCTGGTGGCGGTGCTGGACTCCCTCCTCGCCGTCGCGCTCGGCCTCTTCGTCTCCGCCTTCGCCCACACGGAGTTCCAGGCCGTGCAGTTCATGCCGGCGATCGTCCTGCCGCAGTTCCTGCTGTGCGGGCTGCTCGTGCCGCGGTCGGAGCTGCCTCGGGCTCTGGAGTACGTCTCGAACGTGCTGCCGCTGTCCTACGCGGTGGACGCCATGAACGCCGTCTCGACCCAGGCCGACCCCGACCTCACACTCGAGCTGTCGGTGCTGGTGGGGTGCGTCGTCGGCGTGCTCCTCCTCGGGGCGGCGACGCTGCGCCGCCGCACGCCGTAA
- the map gene encoding type I methionyl aminopeptidase, with amino-acid sequence MIDLKTPAEIEAMRPAGAFVADVLTALRAKAAVGVNLLELDALAHDMIRRRGAESCYIDYHPSFGARPFGYVLCTSVNDAVLHGLPHDYTLRDGDLLSVDFAASVDGWVADSAISVVVGQAREEDLRLIEATETALAAAIETAVVGNRVGDISARIGAVAASYGYRVNTQFGGHGVGRTMHGDPHVPNDGRSGRGLPLRPGLVVAIEPWFMAGTDEIYTDADGWTLRSKDGSRGAHSEHTIAVTEDGPVVLTARAD; translated from the coding sequence GTGATCGACCTGAAGACCCCCGCCGAGATCGAGGCCATGCGCCCGGCCGGCGCCTTCGTCGCGGACGTGCTGACCGCCCTGCGGGCGAAGGCGGCCGTCGGCGTCAACCTCCTGGAGCTCGACGCCCTCGCGCACGACATGATCCGCCGGCGCGGCGCCGAGTCCTGCTACATCGACTACCACCCCTCGTTCGGGGCGCGGCCGTTCGGCTACGTGCTGTGCACGTCCGTCAACGACGCCGTCCTCCACGGGCTGCCGCACGACTACACGCTGCGCGACGGCGACCTGCTCTCCGTGGACTTCGCCGCGAGCGTGGACGGCTGGGTGGCGGACTCGGCGATCAGCGTGGTCGTCGGCCAGGCTCGCGAGGAGGACCTCAGGCTCATCGAGGCCACCGAGACGGCGCTCGCCGCCGCCATCGAGACCGCCGTCGTGGGCAACAGGGTCGGTGACATCTCCGCACGCATCGGGGCGGTAGCCGCGTCCTACGGCTACCGCGTCAACACCCAGTTCGGCGGGCACGGCGTCGGGCGGACCATGCACGGCGACCCGCACGTGCCCAACGACGGCCGCTCCGGCCGCGGGCTGCCCCTGCGGCCCGGCCTCGTCGTCGCGATCGAGCCGTGGTTCATGGCCGGCACCGACGAGATCTACACCGACGCCGACGGCTGGACCCTGCGCAGCAAGGACGGCTCACGCGGCGCGCACTCCGAGCACACGATCGCGGTCACCGAGGACGGACCGGTCGTCCTCACCGCCCGCGCGGACTGA
- a CDS encoding exo-beta-N-acetylmuramidase NamZ family protein has protein sequence MPMPSVQLGVDRLLGDHGLVAGERWGLITNYTGVTSDLELSSVALRRSGAPLAALLSPEHGLQGTAQAGESEASGSDPRTGLPVLDTYMLADEALDAAIRELDVDALVVDIQDIGVRCYTYVWTMVDCLRSAARLGIPFHVLDRPNPLGGRTVSGPGVEPGFESFVGRLDVPMRHGMTIGEMARVAAQLDRAGGHDVPDPNVVEMRGWSRSMLWADTGLEWIMPSPNMPTPITALAYVGTALFEGTSLSEGRGTTRPFELVGAPWIDDRYVDELNRRELAGVHFRSTSFMPTFSKWRGEAIGGVQLHLRDARSFDPLVTATTMLVVAQQMFPDDFAWSEPMWENGVARPHFVDLLWGGGELRGLVETADLEAIVRELERASALRDRDSEWLLYGDEDGHGR, from the coding sequence ATGCCGATGCCATCGGTGCAGCTGGGCGTTGACCGGCTGCTGGGGGACCACGGCCTCGTCGCGGGCGAGCGCTGGGGGCTGATCACCAACTACACGGGGGTCACCTCCGATCTCGAGCTCTCCTCCGTCGCGCTCCGGCGCAGCGGCGCCCCGCTCGCTGCGCTGCTCTCCCCGGAGCATGGCCTGCAGGGCACCGCCCAGGCGGGTGAGTCGGAGGCGTCAGGCAGCGACCCGCGCACCGGCCTCCCGGTCCTCGACACCTACATGCTCGCCGACGAGGCACTCGACGCCGCCATCCGGGAGCTCGACGTCGATGCGCTCGTCGTCGACATCCAGGACATCGGCGTCCGCTGCTACACGTACGTCTGGACGATGGTCGACTGCCTGCGCAGCGCGGCACGGCTCGGGATCCCGTTCCACGTGCTCGATCGCCCCAACCCGCTCGGTGGCCGCACCGTCTCCGGACCCGGTGTCGAGCCTGGTTTCGAGTCGTTCGTCGGACGTCTTGACGTGCCGATGCGCCACGGCATGACGATCGGTGAGATGGCTCGGGTTGCTGCGCAGCTGGATCGCGCCGGGGGGCACGACGTGCCGGACCCGAACGTCGTCGAGATGCGCGGCTGGAGCCGCTCCATGCTGTGGGCGGACACGGGCCTCGAGTGGATCATGCCTTCCCCCAACATGCCGACGCCGATCACCGCCCTGGCCTACGTCGGCACCGCGCTCTTCGAGGGCACCAGCCTCTCCGAGGGGCGTGGCACGACCCGCCCGTTCGAGCTCGTCGGGGCACCATGGATCGACGACCGGTACGTCGACGAACTCAACCGTCGTGAGCTGGCCGGGGTGCACTTCCGGAGCACGTCGTTCATGCCGACGTTCAGCAAGTGGCGGGGCGAGGCGATCGGCGGCGTGCAGCTGCATCTGCGCGATGCCCGTTCCTTCGATCCGCTCGTGACGGCGACGACGATGCTCGTCGTGGCGCAGCAGATGTTCCCCGACGATTTCGCCTGGAGCGAGCCGATGTGGGAGAACGGCGTTGCCCGTCCACACTTCGTCGATCTGCTGTGGGGTGGTGGAGAGCTTCGGGGCCTGGTCGAGACAGCGGACTTGGAGGCGATCGTCCGCGAGCTGGAGCGTGCGTCGGCCCTGCGCGACCGAGACTCAGAATGGCTCTTGTACGGAGATGAGGATGGCCATGGCCGCTAG
- a CDS encoding ABC transporter ATP-binding protein, with translation METAVEVRKLRVVRGGRTALDDVDLTVRAGTLTGLLGPSGAGKTTLMRAILGVQVVAGGGVTVLGRPAGSPELRRRVGYVTQAPSVYEDLTVEENLRYFARILGVPRRSGAGRAESAAHESSTDRPPRRAGAGGPRTVSVDEALDTVGLGGHRRQMVRTLSGGELSRVSLATALLGSPELLVLDEPTVGLDPVLRDSLWSTFRRIAASGTTLLVSSHVMDEAVRCDRLVLLRAARVLADTTPGELLRSTGTTSADEAFLHLVRHGPEGTR, from the coding sequence ATGGAGACCGCCGTCGAGGTGCGGAAGCTGCGCGTGGTCCGCGGCGGACGGACGGCGCTGGACGACGTCGACCTGACGGTCCGCGCCGGGACGCTCACCGGGCTGCTCGGCCCCTCCGGGGCCGGCAAGACGACGCTCATGCGGGCGATCCTCGGCGTCCAGGTGGTCGCCGGCGGCGGGGTCACCGTGCTCGGGCGTCCGGCCGGGAGCCCGGAGCTGCGGCGCCGGGTCGGCTACGTCACGCAGGCTCCCAGCGTCTACGAGGACCTCACGGTCGAGGAGAACCTGCGCTACTTCGCCCGCATCCTCGGGGTCCCGCGACGCTCCGGGGCCGGACGCGCCGAGAGCGCCGCCCACGAGAGCTCCACCGACCGGCCCCCGCGGCGCGCCGGGGCCGGCGGACCCAGAACCGTCTCGGTGGACGAGGCGCTGGACACCGTCGGCCTGGGCGGCCACCGGCGCCAGATGGTGCGCACCCTCTCCGGCGGCGAGCTCTCCCGCGTCTCCCTCGCCACCGCCCTGCTGGGCTCCCCCGAGCTGCTGGTGCTGGACGAGCCGACCGTCGGGCTGGACCCCGTCCTGCGCGACTCGCTCTGGTCGACCTTCCGGCGGATCGCCGCCTCGGGCACCACGCTGCTGGTCTCCTCCCACGTCATGGACGAGGCCGTGCGGTGCGACCGGCTGGTCCTGCTGCGGGCGGCCCGCGTCCTCGCCGACACCACGCCCGGGGAGCTGCTGCGCTCCACCGGCACCACCAGCGCCGACGAGGCGTTCCTCCACCTCGTCCGCCACGGACCCGAGGGGACGCGATGA
- a CDS encoding SAM-dependent methyltransferase, whose translation MLVSPKSLVKIARSGNALERLRAVRDGQAAIRVAAVGGALSTGVLHALRHPRTTADLAQEIGARDVELLEAFLRALTAAGLVRSTDGVHRLTSRSRAVLGDDVVRAAYEGFSDFHTGLYRDLPGQLAGGRAREDVTRRGDVIARLSRAMEPLVHDALAREVRESGARRVLDVGCGDGSHLVHMLAAAPEAHGVGIEIDPAAAALAIHALAGAGVADRGRVLTADVREVAAEGAEALGGPVDLALVANVVYYLPAEERTELLRAVGALLAPGGRLVVVSTMAEDSAFSRHFDLLLRAQDGEMSLPRPDEVASQLTDAGLDVTGIQRLAPGDPLYAVTAQRARPEAPGT comes from the coding sequence GTGCTCGTCAGCCCGAAGTCGCTCGTGAAGATCGCCAGGTCGGGCAACGCCCTCGAGCGGCTGCGCGCCGTCCGCGACGGCCAGGCCGCCATCCGGGTCGCGGCCGTCGGCGGGGCCCTCTCCACCGGGGTGCTCCACGCCCTGCGCCACCCCCGGACGACGGCGGACCTCGCCCAGGAGATCGGTGCCCGGGACGTCGAGCTGCTCGAGGCCTTCCTCCGCGCGCTCACCGCCGCCGGCCTGGTGCGCAGCACCGACGGCGTCCACCGGCTGACCAGCCGCAGCCGCGCCGTACTGGGCGACGACGTGGTCCGGGCCGCCTACGAGGGCTTCAGCGACTTCCACACCGGCCTGTACCGCGACCTGCCCGGTCAGCTCGCCGGCGGCCGGGCCCGCGAGGACGTCACCCGCCGCGGCGACGTCATCGCCCGCCTGTCCCGAGCGATGGAGCCCCTCGTCCACGACGCCCTGGCGAGGGAGGTGCGCGAGTCCGGCGCCCGGCGGGTCCTGGACGTCGGCTGCGGCGACGGCAGCCACCTCGTCCACATGCTCGCCGCCGCCCCCGAGGCCCACGGCGTCGGCATCGAGATCGACCCGGCGGCCGCCGCGCTCGCGATCCACGCCCTCGCCGGCGCCGGCGTCGCCGACCGGGGCCGGGTGCTCACCGCGGACGTGCGCGAGGTCGCCGCCGAGGGGGCCGAGGCGCTCGGCGGACCCGTGGACCTGGCGCTGGTGGCCAACGTCGTCTACTACCTGCCGGCGGAGGAGCGCACGGAGCTGCTGCGCGCGGTGGGTGCCCTGCTCGCGCCCGGTGGCCGGCTCGTCGTGGTGTCGACGATGGCCGAGGACTCCGCGTTCAGCCGGCACTTCGACCTGCTCCTGCGGGCTCAGGACGGGGAGATGTCCCTGCCCCGGCCCGACGAGGTCGCGAGCCAGCTCACCGACGCCGGGCTCGACGTGACCGGCATCCAGCGCCTCGCACCCGGTGACCCGCTGTACGCGGTGACCGCGCAGCGTGCCCGGCCGGAGGCGCCGGGCACCTAA